The proteins below come from a single Etheostoma spectabile isolate EspeVRDwgs_2016 chromosome 4, UIUC_Espe_1.0, whole genome shotgun sequence genomic window:
- the agr1 gene encoding anterior gradient 1, whose protein sequence is MLRWVLFALFLGICASAGEQKKRKPQPQSLSRGWGNSINWVQSYEEGLSQMVKSQKPLMVIHHRVDCPHSEALKKAFIAAKSIQKMAKEDFIMLNLLEETTDKNMAPDGFYYPRILFVDPSRTARTDIVGKYSNRKYSYEPGDMAHLAKNMKKVKALMHTEF, encoded by the exons ATGCTTCGCTGGGTCTTGTTTGCTTTGTTCCTTGGTATCTGTGCCAGTGCcggagaacagaaaaaaaggaaaccacAGCCTCAGTCCTTATCAAGAG GATGGGGGAATAGTATTAATTGGGTCCAAAGTTACGAAGAAGGCCTGTCACAGATGGTGAAAAG TCAGAAGCCACTGATGGTCATCCATCATCGAGTCGACTGCCCGCACAGTGAAG CCCTGAAGAAGGCATTTATTGCTGCAAAGTCCATCCAGAAAATGGCCAAAGAGGATTTCATCATGCTCAACCTGCTG GAAGAGACTACAGACAAGAATATGGCCCCTGATGGCTTCTATTATCCCAGAATCCTCTTTGTTG ATCCATCTAGGACTGCGCGCACAGACATTGTAGGAAAGTACAGCAACCGCAAATACAGCTACGAGCCTGGCGACATGGCACACT TGGCCAAGAACATGAAGAAAGTCAAAGCCCTGATGCACACTGAATTCTAA